One Enterobacter asburiae genomic window, TGCCCCCTTTCGAGCCGCTGCTGCGCAGCCCAGAGCTGATGGCCCATGCACAACGCATGGGAGAATACCTGCGTTATCGCAGCGCGCTGGGACAGCGCCTGTCGGAACTGGCGATTTTGATGACCGCGCGGCACTGGTCGCAGCCTGTAGAGTGGGCGATTCATGCACCGATAGCGCGCGAAAAGGGTATTTCTGCTGCGGCGGTGCAGGCGATTAATGAAAAACGTCTTCCAGAGGATCTGCAGCCGGATGAATGGGTGGTTTATCACTTTTGTAAGGAGTTACATGAACAGCAGAAGGTCAGCGATACCACCTGGCAGCATGCTATCGCGCTGTGGGGC contains:
- a CDS encoding carboxymuconolactone decarboxylase family protein; this encodes MINRLPPLAEHEWDDQQRTLAEEIINGPRGALLPPFEPLLRSPELMAHAQRMGEYLRYRSALGQRLSELAILMTARHWSQPVEWAIHAPIAREKGISAAAVQAINEKRLPEDLQPDEWVVYHFCKELHEQQKVSDTTWQHAIALWGEKGVVDLIGINGYYSFLSMIMNGAQTPVPDTWDEIIPA